One window of the Rhodohalobacter sp. SW132 genome contains the following:
- a CDS encoding nucleotide sugar dehydrogenase — protein MSLSDQLDRINKKTFKVGIIGLGYVGLPLMWTFHKKGMPVIGYDIDQDKVDNINSGKPYIKHLGKEMMEKLANSDICEATSNFERLDEADALLMCVPTPLNHHREPDMTYVEETTKTVSEQLRKDQLVILESTTYPGTTEDLIIPILEKGSGLKAGEDFYVAYSPEREDPGNPDFNTSKIPKVVGGHGNDALMLACALYDTAIVQTVPVSDTKTAEAVKLTENIFRSVNIAMVNELKVIYAAMGIDVHEVLDAAGTKPFGFMKFTPGPGLGGHCIPIDPFYLTWKAREVNQPTRFIELAGEINTNMPKYVIQRTLEALNTKKKALNGSKVLLIGLAYKPNVDDDRESPTYKLMELYEEMGAEVSYYDPYIPVIKPTREHAEYAGKESEEWSEERIKSYDAVVIATNHNETNYRELAKWSDCIIDTRNAMKEASQNGKQVFKA, from the coding sequence ATGAGTTTATCAGACCAGCTGGACCGGATTAACAAAAAAACATTTAAAGTTGGAATCATTGGTTTGGGGTATGTCGGGCTGCCTCTGATGTGGACGTTTCACAAAAAAGGAATGCCGGTTATCGGATATGATATTGACCAGGATAAGGTGGATAACATCAATTCCGGAAAGCCATATATCAAACATCTTGGGAAAGAGATGATGGAGAAACTGGCAAACAGCGATATCTGCGAAGCAACATCAAATTTTGAACGGCTCGATGAAGCCGACGCTCTGTTGATGTGTGTGCCTACCCCGCTTAATCACCACCGGGAGCCGGATATGACGTATGTGGAAGAGACCACAAAAACCGTATCTGAACAGCTTAGAAAAGATCAGCTTGTAATTCTCGAATCAACAACCTATCCGGGAACCACGGAAGATCTGATTATTCCAATTCTGGAGAAAGGAAGCGGACTGAAAGCCGGGGAAGATTTTTACGTCGCCTACAGTCCGGAGCGGGAAGATCCCGGAAATCCTGATTTCAACACTTCAAAAATACCTAAAGTTGTGGGCGGCCACGGTAACGATGCCCTGATGCTGGCATGTGCACTTTACGATACGGCTATCGTTCAAACCGTACCGGTAAGCGATACAAAAACTGCAGAAGCCGTAAAACTGACTGAAAACATATTTCGCTCAGTGAATATCGCGATGGTGAATGAGCTGAAAGTCATTTATGCGGCGATGGGAATTGACGTTCACGAGGTTCTGGATGCCGCCGGCACAAAACCGTTCGGTTTTATGAAATTTACACCGGGTCCCGGTCTTGGCGGTCACTGTATTCCGATTGATCCGTTTTACCTGACCTGGAAAGCACGTGAAGTGAATCAACCCACGCGTTTTATTGAGCTTGCAGGTGAGATCAACACAAATATGCCAAAATACGTTATTCAGCGAACGCTCGAAGCTCTGAATACGAAGAAAAAAGCACTCAACGGGAGCAAAGTTCTGCTGATCGGACTTGCTTACAAACCGAATGTAGATGACGATCGTGAATCACCTACCTATAAACTGATGGAACTCTACGAAGAGATGGGAGCAGAAGTGTCCTATTATGACCCATATATTCCGGTCATCAAACCTACAAGAGAACATGCGGAATATGCGGGCAAAGAATCCGAAGAGTGGAGTGAAGAGAGGATCAAATCGTATGATGCGGTTGTCATCGCTACGAACCATAATGAGACCAACTACCGTGAACTTGCGAAATGGTCGGATTGCATTATCGACACGCGAAACGCGATGAAGGAAGCCTCTCAAAATGGAAAACAGGTATTTAAAGCGTAA
- a CDS encoding mannose-1-phosphate guanylyltransferase, with protein MNRVNILLTGGVGSRLWPLSKKSRPKQYVPIFGDRTLFQLSALRNVPLTDRLVVVCNEGNSKLSRENLSDAELSADEYVIESEARNTAAAVAFGAFACANDDLMLVTPADHIIDDLAAYERAVNRAFELASEGALVTFGLKPTRPETGYGYIEYEGETVLSFKEKPNVVTAKNYLLEGRFLWNSGIFCMKAGVYLNELKKHRPDIYHAAEKAFSRRSGSVLPSEESALIPSESIDYAVMEKSENIRVVPSDFGWSDLGSYESLYDYFSSDDTSSVVQGTNLVFSNKHVEIIGLEDMVVVEKDDAILILPKNQSQSVKAVFQRLEKEKPELLE; from the coding sequence CAGGCTGTGGCCGCTTTCCAAAAAATCGAGGCCAAAACAATATGTACCCATATTTGGGGACCGCACACTATTTCAGCTTTCGGCTCTGCGAAATGTGCCGCTTACGGATCGGCTTGTGGTGGTATGCAACGAAGGAAATTCGAAATTATCCAGGGAAAACCTCTCTGATGCTGAACTGTCTGCCGATGAATATGTAATCGAGTCGGAAGCACGGAATACAGCTGCGGCTGTTGCTTTTGGCGCATTTGCATGTGCAAATGATGATCTGATGCTGGTCACACCGGCCGATCACATTATTGATGATCTGGCAGCTTACGAACGTGCTGTCAATCGTGCCTTTGAACTTGCATCGGAGGGTGCACTTGTTACTTTCGGACTAAAACCAACCCGTCCGGAAACCGGCTACGGTTATATTGAGTACGAAGGGGAGACCGTACTCTCGTTCAAGGAGAAACCGAACGTCGTAACGGCAAAAAACTATCTGCTGGAGGGGAGATTTCTCTGGAACAGCGGAATATTTTGCATGAAAGCAGGCGTGTACCTGAACGAACTGAAGAAGCACCGGCCTGATATTTACCATGCTGCTGAAAAAGCATTTAGCCGCAGGTCCGGCAGTGTGCTGCCAAGTGAGGAGTCGGCATTGATCCCATCCGAATCGATTGATTATGCTGTGATGGAGAAGTCTGAAAATATCCGTGTTGTGCCGTCTGATTTCGGGTGGTCTGACCTGGGATCGTATGAATCTCTTTATGACTATTTCTCATCCGATGATACAAGTTCCGTGGTACAGGGTACCAATCTTGTATTCAGTAACAAACATGTGGAAATTATCGGCCTTGAGGATATGGTTGTTGTAGAAAAGGATGATGCTATTCTCATCCTCCCTAAAAATCAGTCACAGTCCGTAAAAGCGGTCTTTCAGCGGCTCGAAAAAGAGAAACCCGAACTTCTGGAGTAG